One segment of Rosa chinensis cultivar Old Blush chromosome 6, RchiOBHm-V2, whole genome shotgun sequence DNA contains the following:
- the LOC112170215 gene encoding uncharacterized protein LOC112170215, which yields MPLTRSPRSIMISLTIDDAVGLSFACLCLRPAGWSWLADLTFAAPNFEALSLFGKMGGKRASLKSGKMAVGGVKSQKFDLKSQSAKTKSLTKEDPRKDLADLTSVMSPNQKRVMKLLQLPKLHGSQKKMSTAEPASDSDSDSDAIHVGPESSVWDLRTRDWPDNRRLRLEFFRWGLNPGE from the exons ATGCCTCTGACTCGGTCCCCAAG GTCAATAATGATTTCATTGACGATTGATGACGCTGTCGGATTGAGCTTTGCATGCCTGTGCCTCCGGCCGGCAGGCTGGTCATGGTTAGCAGACCTAACATTCGCTGCCCCCAACTTTGAG GCTCTATCTCTCTTTGGCAAAATGGGTGGAAAGAGGGCATCTCTGAAGTCTGGCAAAATGGCTGTGGGAGGAGTGAAATCTCAGAAGTTTGATTTGAAATCCCAATCTGCAAAGACCAAATCTCTGACCAAGGAAGACCCAAGGAAAGATTTAGCCGATTTGACATCAGTGATGTCTCCCAATCAGAAAAGGGTGATGAAATTGCTCCAACTCCCGAAGCTTCACGGTTCCCAAAAGAAGATGAGCACTGCTGAACCTGcttctgattctgattctgattctgatGCTATTCATGTTGGTCCTGAGTCATCGGTGTGGGATCTTCGCACTCGAGACTGGCCCGATAATCGTAGATTGAGGCTTGAGTTTTTCAGGTGGGGACTGAACCCAGGGGAATGA